A region from the Plutella xylostella chromosome 8, ilPluXylo3.1, whole genome shotgun sequence genome encodes:
- the LOC105393795 gene encoding AH receptor-interacting protein, translating into MNGQSKAPIVKKIIHTGKKYIPIAKESKAHFHFQTYKVGKERVLIDDSRKIGKKEPMVLVIGHKFKLEVWETIVKMMAVGEVASFQVKKELVFSYPFVSKTLRDLGKKNHTVKHSCTMTLQTEGIGYPDLDELMKNPCDLEFVIELLQVEKGDEYEKDLWQLTEQDRIDLIPMLKEKGNQLYTQKSYEEAEEAYRKAIGICEQLMLRERKTDDDWVKLNKIRLPILLNYSQCRLMKQDYYTVIEHCNTVLEYDKDNEKALYRRAKAHVGAWNPDEAEEDFQHLKSVNPSMAPSVDKELAVLKQMRKIKENQDKGALKNMFKNASEKT; encoded by the exons atgaacGGCCAAAGTAAAGCTCCgattgtcaaaaaaataattcatacgGGAAAGAAATATATACCGATCGCTAAAGAGAGTAAG gcACACTTTCACTTTCAAACCTATAAAGTAGGAAAAGAAAGAGTCCTTATTGATGACAGCCGAAAAATCGGTAAAAAGGAGCCCATGGTCCTTGTGATTGGCCATAAATTCAAACTTGAGGTCTGGGAGACTATTGTGAAGATGATGGCAGTCGGTGAAGTTGCTAGTTTTCAAGTAAAAAAAGAG CTTGTGTTCAGCTACCcatttgtatcgaaaactcTCCGAGACTTGGGCAAGAAGAACCACACAGTGAAACACTCCTGTACAATGACATTGCAGACTGAAGGGATCGGCTATCCAGATTTGGATGAGCTCATGAAAAACCCTTGTGATCTGGAGTTTGTTATTG aACTTTTGCAAGTGGAGAAAGGGGATGAATATGAAAAAGATTTGTGGCAACTGACTGAGCAGGACAGAATAGATTTAATTCCAATGCTAAAAGAGAAAGGAAACCAGTTGTACACTCAGAAATCATACGAGGAAGCAGAAGAAGCATACAGGAAGGCTATAGGCATCTGTGAACAGTTGATGCTCag GGAAAGAAAAACTGATGATGACTgggtaaaattaaataaaatcaggTTACCAATACTGTTGAACTATTCCCAGTGCCGGCTCATGAAACAGGACTACTACACTGTCATTGAACATTGCAATACAGTTTTAGAATATGATAAAG ATAATGAAAAAGCTTTATACAGAAGAGCAAAAGCTCATGTTGGAGCTTGGAATCCAGATGAAGCAGAAGAGGACTTTCAGCACCTGAAGTCTGTCAATCCATCCATGGCGCCCTCTGTGGACAAGGAGTTAGCCGTCTTGAAACAAATGAGGAAGATAAAGGAAAATCAAGACAAGGGTGCCTTGAAGAACATGTTTAAAAATGCCAGTGAGAAGACATAA
- the LOC105395692 gene encoding tRNA (uracil-5-)-methyltransferase homolog A: protein MTEEISVEKINHGEINEEYAYLERGGFSSENFKIELRGLPKFYGIAELKKLINQKLGLKTSKIKRPKNGSHWLYACFQNDEERTKAIAALNGYSWKGKTLVAEVAKPAPDPFVRKRKQEEEGDRNDKKKKEDNGKSQEERLKDATTPYWRMPYEEQLKAKEKEIRQVLQKMDNEIWKINKNLRSLIEENRKKFNGLSFELLPIEASPVTEGYRNKCEFTVGIDDETKLPTVGFRLGSYVTGTVGVAPVQGMIHVSEEAKKAVLIFQEFVRKSGMAPFSPADYSGYWRYLTVRNSKSTGDVMLIVAMHPQQLSPEELDKIKKDLAAHFSSAAATADCAVKSLYFELITKKKSGEEAAKPELLWGASHIMDSILGLHFRISPEAFFQINTAGADILYQKAIEMSATTEQSTVVDICCGTGTIGLCFAKHCNKVLGLELIEEAVKDARANCEHNGVSNCEFFAGRAEDTLPSVLARAGGGDVVAIVDPPRAGLHMRAITQLRNTQKVTRLVYISCSPASAVKNFVDLSRASSKTLRGAPFVPVRAVPVDMFPNTRHVELAILFEREKKIDEVPVEDDGPAMDVEASEEVKQETTANDAVETSVDNSIKED from the exons ATGACTGAAGAAATCAGCGTGGAGAAAATAAATCATGGGGAAATTAATGAAGAATACGCTTACTTAGAACGAGGGGGTTTCTCTTCAGAAAACTTCAAGATTGAGTTGCGCGGGCTTCCAAAGTTTTATGGAATTGCC GAACtgaaaaaactaataaaccAGAAGCTAGGTCTTAAAACTAGCAAAATCAAGAGGCCTAAGAATGGAAGCCACTGGCTCTACGCATGCTTTCAAAACGACGAGGAGCGGACTAAGGCTATAGCCGCCCTGAATGGCTACTCATGGAAGGGGAAGACACTTGTTGCTGAAGTAGCCAAACCCGCACCAGATCCATTTGTACGGAAGAGGAAACAAGAGGAAGAGGGAGACAGGAATGATAAGAAGAAAAAGGAAGATAATGGAAAGAGTCAAGAGGAAAGACTCAAAGATGCCACCACCCCATACTGGAGAATGCCTTATGAAGAACAG TTGAAAGCAAAAGAAAAGGAGATCAGACAAGTTCTACAGAAAATGGACAATGAAATAtggaaaataaacaaaaacctAAGAAGTCTTATAGAAGAGAACCGCAAGAAGTTTAATGGATTAAGTTTTGAATTGTTACCGATAGAAGCTTCTCCCGTGACTGAAGGGTACAGAAACAAGTGTGAGTTCACAGTGGGTATTGATGATGAGACAAAGTTGCCAACAGTCGGGTTCAGGCTTGGCAGCTATGTGACGGGCACTGTAGGGGTGGCGCCGGTGCAAGGCATGATACATGTGTCTGAAGAAGCTAAGAAAGCTGTTTTG ATATTCCAAGAGTTTGTGCGTAAGTCGGGGATGGCTCCATTCTCCCCGGCCGACTACTCGGGCTACTGGAGGTACCTCACCGTGCGGAACTCCAAGAGCACCGGAGACGTCATGCTGATAGTGGCCATGCACCCTCAG CAACTGAGTCCCGAAGAGCTGGACAAGATCAAGAAGGATCTGGCGGCGCACTTCTCTAGCGCGGCAGCGACGGCGGACTGCGCGGTGAAGTCGCTCTACTTCGAACTTATCActaaaaa AAAATCAGGAGAAGAAGCGGCTAAGCCGGAGCTCCTCTGGGGGGCGTCCCACATCATGGACTCCATCCTCGGACTGCACTTTAGGATATCCCCCGAGGCATTCTTTCAG ATCAACACGGCTGGCGCGGACATTCTGTATCAAAAGGCGATCGAAATGAGCGCGACCACGGAGCAGTCCACCGTGGTCGACATCTGCTGCGGTACCGGCACCATCGGACTGTGCTTCGCCAAG CACTGCAACAAAGTCCTCGGCCTGGAACTAATCGAGGAGGCAGTGAAGGACGCTCGCGCGAACTGCGAGCACAACGGCGTTTCAAACTGCGAGTTCTTCGCGGGGCGCGCCGAGGACACGCTGCCCTCCGTGCTGGCGCGGGCGGGGGGAGGCGATGTGGTGGCCATCGTGGACCCGCCCAGGGCTGGGCTGC ACATGCGAGCCATCACCCAACTGCGCAACACTCAGAAGGTCACCCGGCTGGTCTACATATCCTGCAGCCCGGCGTCAGCAGTGAAGAACTTCGTGGACCTGTCGCGAGCCTCGTCCAAGACGCTCCGAGGAGCCCCCTTCGTGCCCGTGCGCGCTGTGCCCGTGGACATGTTCCCTAATACCCGGCATGTCGAGCTGGCCATACTGTTTGAGAGGGAGAAGAAG atCGATGAGGTGCCTGTAGAAGACGATGGGCCAGCAATGGATGTGGAGGCAAGTGAAGAGGTCAAGCAAGAAACAACTGCCAATGATGCCGTGGAGACCAGTGTAGATAATAGTATAAAGgaagattaa